From Cinclus cinclus chromosome 26, bCinCin1.1, whole genome shotgun sequence, one genomic window encodes:
- the SYF2 gene encoding pre-mRNA-splicing factor SYF2, producing the protein MAAAVSALSSLGIPEADVGSEEEEEEEEAAAEPGQAATAAAEQRREERLRRFRELHMKRYEACKLNSQEVVEEDKRLKLPPNWEAKKARLEWELQVQEKKKECAARGEDYERVKLLEISAEDAERWERKKKKKNPDLGFSDYAAAQLRQYQRLTRQIKPDLEQYEKLKEQYGEGLYPTSDSLLHGTHVPSKDGVDRMVADLEKQIEKREKYSRRRPYNDDADIDYINERNAKFNQKAERFYGKYTAEIKQNLERGTAV; encoded by the exons ATGGCGGCGGCGGTGTCGGCTCTCAGCAGTTTGGGGATCCCCGAGGCCGATGTCGGG AgcgaagaggaggaggaggaggaggaggcagcggCGGAGCCCGGCCAGGCCGCGACGGCGGCGGCGGAGCAGAGGCGGGAGGAGCGGCTGCGCCGGTTCCGGGAGCTCCACATGAAGCGG TACGAGGCCTGCAAGCTGAACAGCCaggaggtggtggaggaggACAAAAGGCTGAAATTGCCCCCAAACTGGGAAGCTAAAAAAGCTCGGCtggagtgggagctgcaggtgcaggaGAAGAAGAAG GAATGTGCAGCCAGGGGTGAGGACTACGAGCGGGTGAAGCTGCTGGAGATCAgtgctgaggatgctgagaggtgggagaggaagaagaagaagaaaaatcctgaCCTGGGGTTCTCAG AttatgcagcagcacagctgcgCCAGTACCAGAGGCTGACCAGGCAGATCAAACCCGACCTGGAGCAGTATGAGAAGCTCAAGGAGCAATA CGGGGAAGGGCTGTACCCCACCTCAGACAGCCTCCTGCACGGCACCCACGTGCCCTCCAAGGACGGCGTGGACAGGATGGTGGCAGACCTGGAGAAACA gatCGAGAAGAGGGAGAAGTACAGCAGGAGGCGCCCCTACAACGACGACGCCGACATCGACTACATCAACGAGAGGAACGCCAAGTTCAACCAGAAGGCAGAGAGGTTCTACGGGAAATACACGGCTGAGATCAAACAGAACCTGGAGAGGGGCACGGCCGTGTGA